Proteins encoded by one window of Desulfobacterales bacterium:
- a CDS encoding HD domain-containing protein yields MTDREFKKIRKAFNSYAAEFQTANQDIQQNFDLKRIHSLYVAEEATALARSLGLNNEEIRWARIMGLLHDVGRFEQYRQYQTFVDSRSQDHAALSVAVLKAGSILDGQPRPWIDLLLKAISYHNRYQLPASESPEVLFYTRLLRDADKLDIFRVVTEYYHRDSGPRNPAIELGLPDTPEVSPGVLRDLQECRSVDKRHVCTLNDFKLLQVGWVYDVNFPHTGRQILQRNILDRIEAALPQTSVIQETFETARRFLAGRADETALAENRKK; encoded by the coding sequence ATGACGGATAGGGAATTTAAAAAAATCAGAAAGGCCTTTAACAGTTATGCAGCAGAGTTTCAAACGGCCAACCAGGACATACAACAAAACTTTGATTTAAAACGAATCCATTCCCTGTACGTCGCGGAAGAAGCCACGGCCCTGGCCCGCTCGCTGGGGCTCAACAATGAAGAGATCCGATGGGCACGCATCATGGGGCTGCTGCACGATGTGGGGCGGTTTGAACAGTACCGGCAATATCAAACGTTCGTCGACTCCCGGAGCCAGGACCATGCGGCCCTGAGCGTAGCCGTGCTGAAAGCCGGGTCCATTCTGGACGGACAGCCCCGTCCCTGGATCGACTTGCTGCTCAAGGCCATCTCATATCACAACCGATATCAATTGCCTGCCAGTGAGTCCCCGGAAGTACTTTTTTATACACGCCTGCTCAGGGATGCAGACAAACTGGATATTTTCCGTGTGGTCACCGAATATTATCACCGGGACTCAGGCCCCAGAAACCCGGCCATCGAGCTGGGCCTGCCCGATACGCCCGAGGTCTCACCCGGCGTACTGCGTGATTTGCAGGAATGCCGCAGCGTTGACAAGCGCCATGTCTGCACCCTCAACGATTTCAAGCTGCTTCAGGTGGGCTGGGTATACGATGTCAACTTTCCACACACCGGCCGGCAGATTCTCCAGCGCAACATCCTCGACCGGATCGAGGCCGCGCTGCCGCAGACTTCCGTAATTCAGGAAACGTTTGAAACTGCCCGCCGTTTTCTGGCCGGCAGAGCCGATGAAACCGCCCTGGCGGAAAATCGAAAAAAATAG